The following is a genomic window from Solanum stenotomum isolate F172 chromosome 4, ASM1918654v1, whole genome shotgun sequence.
TATATCTTAGTGCATATCTGATGTAAGACATCTCTTGTTCTTTCATTTTAGGTTGAGATTGATTTCTGGGAATGAGTGACAAATTCGATGACGAGTCAATGGTTGCAGCTGCTAAGACATCTTGTTGAATGATGTGGATCAGAGTTAAGAGCAAGCTGATTTTCCATTGTTTGTAATTTGTATGTCCTTCATTAGTAAAAAGAAGTTGAAACTTTGCAGGCAGCTTTTTGGTTAATGAAGAGGGAGGGATTTGTTAGAATTTGTTATGAGTATAGTCTTATCTGGTAGGAATGTTTTGTTTGCTCAACACCTTTGGCCTTTTTTCTTAATGTAATATATGTGGCTTAATCATGGCATGCTGAAAAAATGAATAAGAGAAGATTGTTTAtttctcttaaatttttttgggctTCTATTTCTGTTCATCTTGTGAAGTTGGCTATTGCCTTGAATTGGTCTGTTTCCGCCATACGTTTTCCCAGTGAACTAGTTCGGTGAAAAATGAGTGAAAAAACCATGATTTATAATACAATTATCTTATTGATTAGTGGTGAGAAAAACCTCTATTTCTAGTAGTGATAGGACGGTAAATGATGCCTTGCAAGTATTGATGTGTGTGAGTGAAGAATGAATATATTTATAAGCATTTCAATAGTGATATAACAAAATTGTCATTCTATTTAGTTTCAATGGGAATTGCCATATAATTAATGTGGATCTTGCTAACATAGAAACCAAACACCTGTCTTTTATTCTGAAATTAAACAAtgaaatatgtatttatttatttattatactacTAATACAAGTAACTAAACAACCCTTAATTGAAGTTCATATCAGTCTATataataggatcaactagtatCTCAGAGATGGTgtctttcaagttatttttggAGAAAGTATAagcatcttcatctttatatatGAACTCAGCTACTCTTGTAAGATTAATTATAGGCATGAGCAGAACTCTTGGTATAATAGCCACATCCACTTTGAAGTATTCTTCATTCAAATCCTTCCaataattttctattatttttcttatttttgtgtgtgcTTCTTCCTTTGTAACACCATATTCTTTCATATAACATTCAACACCAGAAGCTGCATCTCCTCTTTTTTGCTCTTCCTAATCATATAAACAtacaaaattaatcaaataaacaTCTATtattgtgtcaagtcaaataacatcacataaattgagatagaggaAGTATATATAAACATACCTCATGTGATAAAAGATCATTGAGTAATCTTGCAATGATACAAGATGCAACAAGCATGGGAGGTTCAGTTGTTAGCCAATCAAATGCATCTTTAGTTGCTATCTCTCCCATGCCTAACCAAGAATTAGTTGCTAGCAATAGGTAACCACTTGTTGGAATTCCATTCTTCATATATTGTTCCATTCTTGGTACTCTCTTCCCATAATACCATTTTGCCTCTTGAAAGTATGCCTTCACCACCTTTTTCAtctgaaaaacaaataataataagtgaAACTTGCTATAGtaaaattctccaaaaaatatataaaaaagttaaaatgagATAAGCTTAAATAGAACAATGTAGCTAATGAAAATTCATTTAAGTATATATTATTTGCTACTTTATTTATAAGTACCTCATTTATGGAATAGTTGACTAGAAATGACTTGTCCTCATTTGCCAACTCTTTCTCAATTTCATTGTAAACATCTAAAAGATATTGGTAAATAATCTTCATATATGATGGTAACTCTTCTGAAGCATTAATATTCCacctacatatatataaaaaaaataattataaaaatattgtaagaTATCAATACACAAAAATAAGTATTACTACCTCTCAATTGCCTCAGTGAATAGAGTAAGTTCATCTAGTGTCCCATAAATATCATATGTGTCATCAATAATAGAAAGGAGGAATGAaacttttgttaatattttcCTTGTAACACTTGTTTGAGGCTCAAAGTGGACACCTAAACTCCAAAAGTAAGCCTCTACCAATCTGTCTCTTACATAAGGTGATGTGTtcactatttccaattctttccaccacctacaaaaaaattgtgtttttttttagttggaaCATAATATAAAGGTTAATTaagatgtatatatatgtgtgaatGACTAGTTACCTTGTGATATCAAATAGCTCTTTTTTATGCAATGTTTGCAAGATGTTGAAGTCTAATTTGGCAAAGTTTAGTAAGACTTGattgtgattttgattttgttggtaaaatgatttgtattttcttgtttctACCCTCACAATGCCATCTTTAATTGGAAACTTGAGGGCATTAGTGATTTGTTGTGCAAGTTGGGAGTTGATCAATTTAGGCAAAATTAGCTTCAATTGAGTAATGGTGAAATTTAGTGCTTCATCAAGAATTTGTTCTTCATGTACTCTGAATTGTGCTGCCTCATATAAACTCAACATTCCTTGCACATCCTTAACCAATTCTTCCTTGAAATTTCCTTGGTGAGTAGTGAACTTCTTAAATGCATCtgcttcaatatatatatatatatatatatatatatatatattatgtgcaAGGAAAAAAGGTCCTAATTATAAGTGGTCGTTTTCTGGTGTTTGGTTagtaagaagaaaatatatatcATCCCAAAAGCATTTAGGTATAATATTAGCAAATACTATGATACCAGACTTGAATCCCCACCCTTTAGCAAGGATGCAAACTTCGAGTGTGTGTCACGATCAGGTCTTAGTCGAGGTAGGAGTTAGGTCTTGAGTTGGATCTCGGGTCTAGATAAGGGGTCAGGAGTCAAATCTTGGGTTGGGATCGTGGGTTAGGAGTTAGGCACAGACCAAGCTCAAGAGTTGATGTCAGGCCCTGATCAGGGTTGAAAGTCGAGTCCCAAGACCCGACTCCCTACTCGTGACATCAACCCAATATCGTGAACTTCCCGTTACCAAACTTGACTTGAGACCCTAGATTTGACCTCAATCTGGAACTCAACTCTAGATCCTGACCTCAATCTGTAACCCAAATCCTGACCCCGACCTTGACCCAAGAGTCGAGTCCAATCTTGAGTTGAGATCGGGTGGCATGTCATGAGTTCAAGTTGAATCTTAGGTCTCAAGGCGGGGTCGGATGGTGAggttgaaagaaaaaattaattttttttctaaatttgaatGATACTTACCACATGAGACATAATGACCTTGTTGCCTAAGTAATCGAAAGCATAGAGCAATAGCATGAAGATCACCAATCCAATGTTCTTCATAATGAGTGTACATGTAACTCAATGATTCATCAATCTCACTTTCAAAATGATAAGCTAAACCAAGACATTGAATTGTGTTGATTAGTTCAAGTTTTTCCAAAGAATTTGAAGGAGCCATCCCTAACATCTTTCTCACTTCTTCTTTTAGGTCTTCATGTTCCTTCTCTTCCCCTTCATTTTCTCCCTATTTCGGAATTAATACATTAGTCATCATATGAACttgttttgtatatatatattgatgatataaaaatatttatttaccgGAAGATCAGCATAGGCAAGAAAATGGTCACCCCATATAGTAGGATGATGACTACCAGAGCGACGTGTAATTATAACCTCATGATCTGCTGCAACAGTTTGTGTGCACAACTCCATGAGTCAGGGTCAGCCAGTGGCAAAGCTACATGGATCGATCGAAGGGTGACCAATTAAACATTTTTTATCAAGAGATATTATACTTTGTTTAAAGAAAAGTATTAAATcttttaatacatataaaactcttttttatatatacgtattgaatcttaaacacctTTGACGAAATTTCTAAATTTGTCAATGGAATGATCAACATGATGCAACCCTAGCTCAAAGTTCCATCAACTCTTTTCTAGATGATCTACAAATAGGAATGACAACGGAATGGGGCAAGTTTCACCTCAGATATAGTACATATCATTAATCCACACATCATGAGTTATGCTATTACACCAAAACCATAGAGGCAAAAGTTTCATTAACATATAGCTTATTACTTATTTTAGTTTAAGATTGTCTCCActactattaattaattaggattaTTATACCCTATATATAGGAATTTTGTATAAACTCAATACTAATTACTACTGGTAactttttaagaagaaaaactaATAGTAGTTCACTTATTAAGCTACTTCTCTGCAAAATTAAAGTGTTacatgaaatgataaaaaataaaataaaatatatatacatagggcATACCTTATAATAATGTTGTCTCTACTGCCAAGTTGCAAATTAAAACTTTCTTCAACTTACCAATTACACACTGAAGCATGATGACTCCATTCCTATTTATAATGCCTTAGAGGTTTTGTAAAGTGGCCAGATGGCTTTACAAAATGACAACATTGTGGGCACTATTAGAAATAAAGGATTTCTCATCgtgaattattaaaaaatttgtgcaataaaatatgatttttctatTCATTTCTTATTGAATCATCTCACTGGAAAAATGCATGGCAGAAAACAGATTCACAGTGAAATAGTGGGAAGCTTCCTAATTTTTCCATATGAaacaattactattttttttcattttgtaccgattcaattaaaatatggaaaaattaccTCACACATCTATTTAAGGGTTAATATTACAACCTTTACATCTACTTTTTCTTAATGACTTACTActtataaagttttaaatacaaatattaacagatcggttttaatttataaattaattaattgcattttaattaatttataatatatagtgttattataattaataggtgagagaaataaaattaatgaaagagaATTAATTATCTATTACACCTTTCAAGGAATTTTCTTAACTTATCACACGCCACCCTCATCCCCACTCCCACATACCCACGTTTCTATTTCCACCCACCattactctttctctttcaccttcttcattgttcttcttcttcagtcAAACAAAAATATTGCAAATCTGGTACACA
Proteins encoded in this region:
- the LOC125863111 gene encoding terpene synthase 17: MELCTQTVAADHEVIITRRSGSHHPTIWGDHFLAYADLPGENEGEEKEHEDLKEEVRKMLGMAPSNSLEKLELINTIQCLGLAYHFESEIDESLSYMYTHYEEHWIGDLHAIALCFRLLRQQGHYVSCDAFKKFTTHQGNFKEELVKDVQGMLSLYEAAQFRVHEEQILDEALNFTITQLKLILPKLINSQLAQQITNALKFPIKDGIVRVETRKYKSFYQQNQNHNQVLLNFAKLDFNILQTLHKKELFDITRWWKELEIVNTSPYVRDRLVEAYFWSLGVHFEPQTSVTRKILTKVSFLLSIIDDTYDIYGTLDELTLFTEAIERWNINASEELPSYMKIIYQYLLDVYNEIEKELANEDKSFLVNYSINEMKKVVKAYFQEAKWYYGKRVPRMEQYMKNGIPTSGYLLLATNSWLGMGEIATKDAFDWLTTEPPMLVASCIIARLLNDLLSHEEEQKRGDAASGVECYMKEYGVTKEEAHTKIRKIIENYWKDLNEEYFKVDVAIIPRVLLMPIINLTRVAEFIYKDEDAYTFSKNNLKDTISEILVDPII